From a single Oreochromis niloticus isolate F11D_XX linkage group LG4, O_niloticus_UMD_NMBU, whole genome shotgun sequence genomic region:
- the LOC100701987 gene encoding hemoglobin subunit beta-A, which translates to MVEWTDAERKAIASLWGKIDVAEIGPQALARLLIVYPWAQRYFKAFGDLSTNAAIMGNPKVAQHGKTVMGGLENAVKNLDNIKQTYAKLSVMHSEKLHVDPDNFRVLAECISLCVAAKFGPSVFTADAQEAWQKFLAVVVSALGRQYH; encoded by the exons ATGGTCGAGTGGACAGATGCTGAGCGCAAGGCCATCGCAAGCCTGTGGGGAAAGATCGATGTGGCGGAAATCGGTCCCCAGGCCCTCGCCAG GCTTCTGATTGTGTATCCCTGGGCTCAGAGATACTTCAAAGCCTTTGGAGACCTGTCCACCAATGCTGCCATTATGGGAAACCCCAAAGTGGCACAGCACGGAAAGACCGTGATGGGTGGTCTGGAAAATGCTGTGAAGAACTTGGACAACATCAAGCAGACCTACGCCAAACTGAGCGTTATGCACTCTGAGAAGCTCCACGTGGATCCCGATAACTTCAGG GTGCTCGCTGAATGCATCAGCCTGTGTGTGGCCGCTAAGTTTGGTCCCAGCGTCTTCACCGCTGACGCCCAGGAAGCCTGGCAGAAGTTTTTGGCCGTGGTCGTTTCTGCCCTGGGTAGACAGTACCACTAA
- the nprl3 gene encoding GATOR1 complex protein NPRL3 isoform X1, with protein sequence MMLNPSVGLPDDRKSLYPQSQSSAYKCGDKTSPISVILVSSGSRGNKLLFRYPYQKVAECPSSLSAKQRNPYVLNTSGDELDDQDGDSREQSPLTDEQLVAGFSDIILSTILATKSDMCGKKFELKIDNVRFVGHPTLLQHPPIIQVSKTDPSPKREMPTMILFNVVFALRANADPSVISCMHNLSRRIAIALQHEERRCQYLTREAKLMLAVQEEITTMTETDGSPQSPFRQILPKCKLARDLKEAYDSLCTTGVVRLHINDWLEVSFCLPHKIHKIGDTYIPPEALERSLKAIRPYHALLLLENEKTLLSQLPLDCSPALIRLIKTCSAVKNLQQLAQDADLALLQIFQIAAHLVYWGKAIIIYPLCENNVYMLSPHANICLYSPLAEQFAQQFPGHDLPSMLAKFSLPVSLAEFRNPLEAPTQEFILMQFAALLVNQAQLIQMVVWMLQRRLLIQLHTYVCLLVPPSEDEPGLRDEDPPLAARVGGRSLSTPSALSFGSPTSSDDMTLTSPSMENSSAELLTGGDSPLNKRMTETLLASLSEHERQFILNIPAAQNPEDLRMFARLLHYFRGHHHLEEIMYNENMRRSQLKTLFDKFRSVLVVTNHEDPIISIFQSPME encoded by the exons atgatgctcaaCCCGTCAGTCGGTCTACCAGATGACCGAAAGTCCTTGTACCCTCAGTCCCAAAGTAGTGCATACAAATGCGGCGACAAAACCAGTCCTATTAGCGTCATACTGGTTAGCTCTGGAAGCCGAGGGAACAAACTCCTTTTTCGATATCCCTACCAAAAGGTCGCTGAGTGTCCGTCATCTCTCTCAG CAAAACAGCGGAATCCATATGTGCTGAACACATCTGGGGATGAGCTCGATGACCAGGATGGTGATTCAAG AGAGCAATCTCCACTAACTGACGAACAGTTGGTAGCAGG gttctctgacatcatcctcTCCACAATCCTGGCCACCAAATCTGATATGTGTGGAAAGAAGTTTGAACTGAAGATAGACAATGTTCGATTTGTGGGCCACCCCACCCTCCTTCAGCATCCTCCTATCATCCAG gtTTCTAAAACAGATCCTTCACCCAAGAGAGAAATGCCAACAATGATCTTGTTTAATGTGGTGTTTGCACTCAGG GCAAATGCTGACCCATCCGTCATCAGCTGCATGCACAACCTGTCACGCCGCATTGCCATTGCTCTGCAGCACGAGGAGCGCCGCTGCCAGTACCTGACCCGCGAGGCCAAACTCATGCTGGCCGTCCAGGAGGAAATTACCACCATGACTGAGA CAGATGGAAGCCCCCAGTCCCCATTTAGACAAATTCTTCCAAAATGTAAGCTAGCAAGAGACCTGAAGGAGGCGTATGACAG CCTTTGTACAACCGGTGTGGTGCGACTTCACATCAACGACTGGCTGGAGGTGAGCTTCTGTTTACCGCACAAGATCCACAAGATTGGTGACACCTATATCCCCCCAGAGGCATTAGAGCGCAGCCTTAAGGCCATAAG ACCCTATCATGCCCTGTTGCTTCtggaaaatgagaaaacacTCCTCAGCCAGCTTCCCCTGGACTGCTCCCCTGCATTGATCCGCCTGATTAAAACCTGCTCAGCAGTGAAAAACCTGCAGCAGCTGGCACAGGATGCTGACCTGGCCTTACTTCAG ATCTTTCAGATTGCTGCTCATTTGGTTTATTGGGGCAAGGCAATTATCATCTACCCACTGTGTGAGAATAATGTCTACATGCTGTCTCCGCATGCCAACATCTGCCT ATATTCACCACTGGCTGAGCAGTTTGCCCAGCAGTTTCCTGGTCATGATCTGCCCTCTATGTTAGCCAAGTTCTCACTGCCTGTCTCACTGGCTGAGTTTAGAAATCCCCTGGAAGCTCCCACACAGGAG TTTATCCTAATgcagtttgctgctctgctggttAACCAGGCCCAATTAATCCAGATGGTGGTTTGGATGCTGCAGCGCCGCCTCCTGATCCAGCTGCACACTTATGTGTGCTTGTTGGTACCACCCAGTGAGGATGAGCCTGGGCTGAGGGATGAAGACCCTCCGCTGGCTGCCCGAGTAGGAGGTCGCAGTCTCAGTACCCCTAGTGCGCTCAGTTTCGGCTCACCAA CCAGCAGTGATGACATGACTCTAACCAGTCCCAGTATGGAAAACTCCAGTGCAGAGCTGCTAACTGGTGGAGACTCCCCACTCAACAAGAGGATGACTGAGACACTGCTCGCCAGCCTGTCAGAGCACGAGAGGCAGTTTATTCTTAACATCCCCGCTGCACAAAATCCAGAGGATCTGCGGATGTTTGCCAG GCTACTGCACTATTTCCGAGGACATCACCACCTGGAAGAGATTATGTACAATGAGAACATGAGGCGCTCGCAGCTAAAGACGCTGTTTGACAAGTTCCGCAGTGTCCTTGTGGTTACCAACCATGAAGATCCCATTATTTCAATCTTTCAGTCACCAATGGAGTAG
- the nprl3 gene encoding GATOR1 complex protein NPRL3 isoform X4 produces the protein MMLNPSVGLPDDRKSLYPQSQSSAYKCGDKTSPISVILVSSGSRGNKLLFRYPYQKVAECPSSLSAKQRNPYVLNTSGDELDDQDGDSREQSPLTDEQLVAGFSDIILSTILATKSDMCGKKFELKIDNVRFVGHPTLLQHPPIIQVSKTDPSPKREMPTMILFNVVFALRANADPSVISCMHNLSRRIAIALQHEERRCQYLTREAKLMLAVQEEITTMTETDGSPQSPFRQILPKCKLARDLKEAYDSLCTTGVVRLHINDWLEVSFCLPHKIHKIGDTYIPPEALERSLKAIRPYHALLLLENEKTLLSQLPLDCSPALIRLIKTCSAVKNLQQLAQDADLALLQIFQIAAHLVYWGKAIIIYPLCENNVYMLSPHANICLYSPLAEQFAQQFPGHDLPSMLAKFSLPVSLAEFRNPLEAPTQEAQLIQMVVWMLQRRLLIQLHTYVCLLVPPSEDEPGLRDEDPPLAARVGGRSLSTPSALSFGSPTSSDDMTLTSPSMENSSAELLTGGDSPLNKRMTETLLASLSEHERQFILNIPAAQNPEDLRMFARLLHYFRGHHHLEEIMYNENMRRSQLKTLFDKFRSVLVVTNHEDPIISIFQSPME, from the exons atgatgctcaaCCCGTCAGTCGGTCTACCAGATGACCGAAAGTCCTTGTACCCTCAGTCCCAAAGTAGTGCATACAAATGCGGCGACAAAACCAGTCCTATTAGCGTCATACTGGTTAGCTCTGGAAGCCGAGGGAACAAACTCCTTTTTCGATATCCCTACCAAAAGGTCGCTGAGTGTCCGTCATCTCTCTCAG CAAAACAGCGGAATCCATATGTGCTGAACACATCTGGGGATGAGCTCGATGACCAGGATGGTGATTCAAG AGAGCAATCTCCACTAACTGACGAACAGTTGGTAGCAGG gttctctgacatcatcctcTCCACAATCCTGGCCACCAAATCTGATATGTGTGGAAAGAAGTTTGAACTGAAGATAGACAATGTTCGATTTGTGGGCCACCCCACCCTCCTTCAGCATCCTCCTATCATCCAG gtTTCTAAAACAGATCCTTCACCCAAGAGAGAAATGCCAACAATGATCTTGTTTAATGTGGTGTTTGCACTCAGG GCAAATGCTGACCCATCCGTCATCAGCTGCATGCACAACCTGTCACGCCGCATTGCCATTGCTCTGCAGCACGAGGAGCGCCGCTGCCAGTACCTGACCCGCGAGGCCAAACTCATGCTGGCCGTCCAGGAGGAAATTACCACCATGACTGAGA CAGATGGAAGCCCCCAGTCCCCATTTAGACAAATTCTTCCAAAATGTAAGCTAGCAAGAGACCTGAAGGAGGCGTATGACAG CCTTTGTACAACCGGTGTGGTGCGACTTCACATCAACGACTGGCTGGAGGTGAGCTTCTGTTTACCGCACAAGATCCACAAGATTGGTGACACCTATATCCCCCCAGAGGCATTAGAGCGCAGCCTTAAGGCCATAAG ACCCTATCATGCCCTGTTGCTTCtggaaaatgagaaaacacTCCTCAGCCAGCTTCCCCTGGACTGCTCCCCTGCATTGATCCGCCTGATTAAAACCTGCTCAGCAGTGAAAAACCTGCAGCAGCTGGCACAGGATGCTGACCTGGCCTTACTTCAG ATCTTTCAGATTGCTGCTCATTTGGTTTATTGGGGCAAGGCAATTATCATCTACCCACTGTGTGAGAATAATGTCTACATGCTGTCTCCGCATGCCAACATCTGCCT ATATTCACCACTGGCTGAGCAGTTTGCCCAGCAGTTTCCTGGTCATGATCTGCCCTCTATGTTAGCCAAGTTCTCACTGCCTGTCTCACTGGCTGAGTTTAGAAATCCCCTGGAAGCTCCCACACAGGAG GCCCAATTAATCCAGATGGTGGTTTGGATGCTGCAGCGCCGCCTCCTGATCCAGCTGCACACTTATGTGTGCTTGTTGGTACCACCCAGTGAGGATGAGCCTGGGCTGAGGGATGAAGACCCTCCGCTGGCTGCCCGAGTAGGAGGTCGCAGTCTCAGTACCCCTAGTGCGCTCAGTTTCGGCTCACCAA CCAGCAGTGATGACATGACTCTAACCAGTCCCAGTATGGAAAACTCCAGTGCAGAGCTGCTAACTGGTGGAGACTCCCCACTCAACAAGAGGATGACTGAGACACTGCTCGCCAGCCTGTCAGAGCACGAGAGGCAGTTTATTCTTAACATCCCCGCTGCACAAAATCCAGAGGATCTGCGGATGTTTGCCAG GCTACTGCACTATTTCCGAGGACATCACCACCTGGAAGAGATTATGTACAATGAGAACATGAGGCGCTCGCAGCTAAAGACGCTGTTTGACAAGTTCCGCAGTGTCCTTGTGGTTACCAACCATGAAGATCCCATTATTTCAATCTTTCAGTCACCAATGGAGTAG
- the nprl3 gene encoding GATOR1 complex protein NPRL3 isoform X2, with the protein MMLNPSVGLPDDRKSLYPQSQSSAYKCGDKTSPISVILVSSGSRGNKLLFRYPYQKVAECPSSLSAKQRNPYVLNTSGDELDDQDGDSREQSPLTDEQLVAGFSDIILSTILATKSDMCGKKFELKIDNVRFVGHPTLLQHPPIIQVSKTDPSPKREMPTMILFNVVFALRANADPSVISCMHNLSRRIAIALQHEERRCQYLTREAKLMLAVQEEITTMTENGSPQSPFRQILPKCKLARDLKEAYDSLCTTGVVRLHINDWLEVSFCLPHKIHKIGDTYIPPEALERSLKAIRPYHALLLLENEKTLLSQLPLDCSPALIRLIKTCSAVKNLQQLAQDADLALLQIFQIAAHLVYWGKAIIIYPLCENNVYMLSPHANICLYSPLAEQFAQQFPGHDLPSMLAKFSLPVSLAEFRNPLEAPTQEFILMQFAALLVNQAQLIQMVVWMLQRRLLIQLHTYVCLLVPPSEDEPGLRDEDPPLAARVGGRSLSTPSALSFGSPTSSDDMTLTSPSMENSSAELLTGGDSPLNKRMTETLLASLSEHERQFILNIPAAQNPEDLRMFARLLHYFRGHHHLEEIMYNENMRRSQLKTLFDKFRSVLVVTNHEDPIISIFQSPME; encoded by the exons atgatgctcaaCCCGTCAGTCGGTCTACCAGATGACCGAAAGTCCTTGTACCCTCAGTCCCAAAGTAGTGCATACAAATGCGGCGACAAAACCAGTCCTATTAGCGTCATACTGGTTAGCTCTGGAAGCCGAGGGAACAAACTCCTTTTTCGATATCCCTACCAAAAGGTCGCTGAGTGTCCGTCATCTCTCTCAG CAAAACAGCGGAATCCATATGTGCTGAACACATCTGGGGATGAGCTCGATGACCAGGATGGTGATTCAAG AGAGCAATCTCCACTAACTGACGAACAGTTGGTAGCAGG gttctctgacatcatcctcTCCACAATCCTGGCCACCAAATCTGATATGTGTGGAAAGAAGTTTGAACTGAAGATAGACAATGTTCGATTTGTGGGCCACCCCACCCTCCTTCAGCATCCTCCTATCATCCAG gtTTCTAAAACAGATCCTTCACCCAAGAGAGAAATGCCAACAATGATCTTGTTTAATGTGGTGTTTGCACTCAGG GCAAATGCTGACCCATCCGTCATCAGCTGCATGCACAACCTGTCACGCCGCATTGCCATTGCTCTGCAGCACGAGGAGCGCCGCTGCCAGTACCTGACCCGCGAGGCCAAACTCATGCTGGCCGTCCAGGAGGAAATTACCACCATGACTGAGA ATGGAAGCCCCCAGTCCCCATTTAGACAAATTCTTCCAAAATGTAAGCTAGCAAGAGACCTGAAGGAGGCGTATGACAG CCTTTGTACAACCGGTGTGGTGCGACTTCACATCAACGACTGGCTGGAGGTGAGCTTCTGTTTACCGCACAAGATCCACAAGATTGGTGACACCTATATCCCCCCAGAGGCATTAGAGCGCAGCCTTAAGGCCATAAG ACCCTATCATGCCCTGTTGCTTCtggaaaatgagaaaacacTCCTCAGCCAGCTTCCCCTGGACTGCTCCCCTGCATTGATCCGCCTGATTAAAACCTGCTCAGCAGTGAAAAACCTGCAGCAGCTGGCACAGGATGCTGACCTGGCCTTACTTCAG ATCTTTCAGATTGCTGCTCATTTGGTTTATTGGGGCAAGGCAATTATCATCTACCCACTGTGTGAGAATAATGTCTACATGCTGTCTCCGCATGCCAACATCTGCCT ATATTCACCACTGGCTGAGCAGTTTGCCCAGCAGTTTCCTGGTCATGATCTGCCCTCTATGTTAGCCAAGTTCTCACTGCCTGTCTCACTGGCTGAGTTTAGAAATCCCCTGGAAGCTCCCACACAGGAG TTTATCCTAATgcagtttgctgctctgctggttAACCAGGCCCAATTAATCCAGATGGTGGTTTGGATGCTGCAGCGCCGCCTCCTGATCCAGCTGCACACTTATGTGTGCTTGTTGGTACCACCCAGTGAGGATGAGCCTGGGCTGAGGGATGAAGACCCTCCGCTGGCTGCCCGAGTAGGAGGTCGCAGTCTCAGTACCCCTAGTGCGCTCAGTTTCGGCTCACCAA CCAGCAGTGATGACATGACTCTAACCAGTCCCAGTATGGAAAACTCCAGTGCAGAGCTGCTAACTGGTGGAGACTCCCCACTCAACAAGAGGATGACTGAGACACTGCTCGCCAGCCTGTCAGAGCACGAGAGGCAGTTTATTCTTAACATCCCCGCTGCACAAAATCCAGAGGATCTGCGGATGTTTGCCAG GCTACTGCACTATTTCCGAGGACATCACCACCTGGAAGAGATTATGTACAATGAGAACATGAGGCGCTCGCAGCTAAAGACGCTGTTTGACAAGTTCCGCAGTGTCCTTGTGGTTACCAACCATGAAGATCCCATTATTTCAATCTTTCAGTCACCAATGGAGTAG
- the nprl3 gene encoding GATOR1 complex protein NPRL3 isoform X3 codes for MMLNPSVGLPDDRKSLYPQSQSSAYKCGDKTSPISVILVSSGSRGNKLLFRYPYQKVAECPSSLSAKQRNPYVLNTSGDELDDQDGDSRFSDIILSTILATKSDMCGKKFELKIDNVRFVGHPTLLQHPPIIQVSKTDPSPKREMPTMILFNVVFALRANADPSVISCMHNLSRRIAIALQHEERRCQYLTREAKLMLAVQEEITTMTETDGSPQSPFRQILPKCKLARDLKEAYDSLCTTGVVRLHINDWLEVSFCLPHKIHKIGDTYIPPEALERSLKAIRPYHALLLLENEKTLLSQLPLDCSPALIRLIKTCSAVKNLQQLAQDADLALLQIFQIAAHLVYWGKAIIIYPLCENNVYMLSPHANICLYSPLAEQFAQQFPGHDLPSMLAKFSLPVSLAEFRNPLEAPTQEFILMQFAALLVNQAQLIQMVVWMLQRRLLIQLHTYVCLLVPPSEDEPGLRDEDPPLAARVGGRSLSTPSALSFGSPTSSDDMTLTSPSMENSSAELLTGGDSPLNKRMTETLLASLSEHERQFILNIPAAQNPEDLRMFARLLHYFRGHHHLEEIMYNENMRRSQLKTLFDKFRSVLVVTNHEDPIISIFQSPME; via the exons atgatgctcaaCCCGTCAGTCGGTCTACCAGATGACCGAAAGTCCTTGTACCCTCAGTCCCAAAGTAGTGCATACAAATGCGGCGACAAAACCAGTCCTATTAGCGTCATACTGGTTAGCTCTGGAAGCCGAGGGAACAAACTCCTTTTTCGATATCCCTACCAAAAGGTCGCTGAGTGTCCGTCATCTCTCTCAG CAAAACAGCGGAATCCATATGTGCTGAACACATCTGGGGATGAGCTCGATGACCAGGATGGTGATTCAAG gttctctgacatcatcctcTCCACAATCCTGGCCACCAAATCTGATATGTGTGGAAAGAAGTTTGAACTGAAGATAGACAATGTTCGATTTGTGGGCCACCCCACCCTCCTTCAGCATCCTCCTATCATCCAG gtTTCTAAAACAGATCCTTCACCCAAGAGAGAAATGCCAACAATGATCTTGTTTAATGTGGTGTTTGCACTCAGG GCAAATGCTGACCCATCCGTCATCAGCTGCATGCACAACCTGTCACGCCGCATTGCCATTGCTCTGCAGCACGAGGAGCGCCGCTGCCAGTACCTGACCCGCGAGGCCAAACTCATGCTGGCCGTCCAGGAGGAAATTACCACCATGACTGAGA CAGATGGAAGCCCCCAGTCCCCATTTAGACAAATTCTTCCAAAATGTAAGCTAGCAAGAGACCTGAAGGAGGCGTATGACAG CCTTTGTACAACCGGTGTGGTGCGACTTCACATCAACGACTGGCTGGAGGTGAGCTTCTGTTTACCGCACAAGATCCACAAGATTGGTGACACCTATATCCCCCCAGAGGCATTAGAGCGCAGCCTTAAGGCCATAAG ACCCTATCATGCCCTGTTGCTTCtggaaaatgagaaaacacTCCTCAGCCAGCTTCCCCTGGACTGCTCCCCTGCATTGATCCGCCTGATTAAAACCTGCTCAGCAGTGAAAAACCTGCAGCAGCTGGCACAGGATGCTGACCTGGCCTTACTTCAG ATCTTTCAGATTGCTGCTCATTTGGTTTATTGGGGCAAGGCAATTATCATCTACCCACTGTGTGAGAATAATGTCTACATGCTGTCTCCGCATGCCAACATCTGCCT ATATTCACCACTGGCTGAGCAGTTTGCCCAGCAGTTTCCTGGTCATGATCTGCCCTCTATGTTAGCCAAGTTCTCACTGCCTGTCTCACTGGCTGAGTTTAGAAATCCCCTGGAAGCTCCCACACAGGAG TTTATCCTAATgcagtttgctgctctgctggttAACCAGGCCCAATTAATCCAGATGGTGGTTTGGATGCTGCAGCGCCGCCTCCTGATCCAGCTGCACACTTATGTGTGCTTGTTGGTACCACCCAGTGAGGATGAGCCTGGGCTGAGGGATGAAGACCCTCCGCTGGCTGCCCGAGTAGGAGGTCGCAGTCTCAGTACCCCTAGTGCGCTCAGTTTCGGCTCACCAA CCAGCAGTGATGACATGACTCTAACCAGTCCCAGTATGGAAAACTCCAGTGCAGAGCTGCTAACTGGTGGAGACTCCCCACTCAACAAGAGGATGACTGAGACACTGCTCGCCAGCCTGTCAGAGCACGAGAGGCAGTTTATTCTTAACATCCCCGCTGCACAAAATCCAGAGGATCTGCGGATGTTTGCCAG GCTACTGCACTATTTCCGAGGACATCACCACCTGGAAGAGATTATGTACAATGAGAACATGAGGCGCTCGCAGCTAAAGACGCTGTTTGACAAGTTCCGCAGTGTCCTTGTGGTTACCAACCATGAAGATCCCATTATTTCAATCTTTCAGTCACCAATGGAGTAG
- the nprl3 gene encoding GATOR1 complex protein NPRL3 isoform X5 gives MMLNPSVGLPDDRKSLYPQSQSSAYKCGDKTSPISVILVSSGSRGNKLLFRYPYQKVAECPSSLSAKQRNPYVLNTSGDELDDQDGDSRFSDIILSTILATKSDMCGKKFELKIDNVRFVGHPTLLQHPPIIQVSKTDPSPKREMPTMILFNVVFALRANADPSVISCMHNLSRRIAIALQHEERRCQYLTREAKLMLAVQEEITTMTETDGSPQSPFRQILPKCKLARDLKEAYDSLCTTGVVRLHINDWLEVSFCLPHKIHKIGDTYIPPEALERSLKAIRPYHALLLLENEKTLLSQLPLDCSPALIRLIKTCSAVKNLQQLAQDADLALLQIFQIAAHLVYWGKAIIIYPLCENNVYMLSPHANICLYSPLAEQFAQQFPGHDLPSMLAKFSLPVSLAEFRNPLEAPTQEAQLIQMVVWMLQRRLLIQLHTYVCLLVPPSEDEPGLRDEDPPLAARVGGRSLSTPSALSFGSPTSSDDMTLTSPSMENSSAELLTGGDSPLNKRMTETLLASLSEHERQFILNIPAAQNPEDLRMFARLLHYFRGHHHLEEIMYNENMRRSQLKTLFDKFRSVLVVTNHEDPIISIFQSPME, from the exons atgatgctcaaCCCGTCAGTCGGTCTACCAGATGACCGAAAGTCCTTGTACCCTCAGTCCCAAAGTAGTGCATACAAATGCGGCGACAAAACCAGTCCTATTAGCGTCATACTGGTTAGCTCTGGAAGCCGAGGGAACAAACTCCTTTTTCGATATCCCTACCAAAAGGTCGCTGAGTGTCCGTCATCTCTCTCAG CAAAACAGCGGAATCCATATGTGCTGAACACATCTGGGGATGAGCTCGATGACCAGGATGGTGATTCAAG gttctctgacatcatcctcTCCACAATCCTGGCCACCAAATCTGATATGTGTGGAAAGAAGTTTGAACTGAAGATAGACAATGTTCGATTTGTGGGCCACCCCACCCTCCTTCAGCATCCTCCTATCATCCAG gtTTCTAAAACAGATCCTTCACCCAAGAGAGAAATGCCAACAATGATCTTGTTTAATGTGGTGTTTGCACTCAGG GCAAATGCTGACCCATCCGTCATCAGCTGCATGCACAACCTGTCACGCCGCATTGCCATTGCTCTGCAGCACGAGGAGCGCCGCTGCCAGTACCTGACCCGCGAGGCCAAACTCATGCTGGCCGTCCAGGAGGAAATTACCACCATGACTGAGA CAGATGGAAGCCCCCAGTCCCCATTTAGACAAATTCTTCCAAAATGTAAGCTAGCAAGAGACCTGAAGGAGGCGTATGACAG CCTTTGTACAACCGGTGTGGTGCGACTTCACATCAACGACTGGCTGGAGGTGAGCTTCTGTTTACCGCACAAGATCCACAAGATTGGTGACACCTATATCCCCCCAGAGGCATTAGAGCGCAGCCTTAAGGCCATAAG ACCCTATCATGCCCTGTTGCTTCtggaaaatgagaaaacacTCCTCAGCCAGCTTCCCCTGGACTGCTCCCCTGCATTGATCCGCCTGATTAAAACCTGCTCAGCAGTGAAAAACCTGCAGCAGCTGGCACAGGATGCTGACCTGGCCTTACTTCAG ATCTTTCAGATTGCTGCTCATTTGGTTTATTGGGGCAAGGCAATTATCATCTACCCACTGTGTGAGAATAATGTCTACATGCTGTCTCCGCATGCCAACATCTGCCT ATATTCACCACTGGCTGAGCAGTTTGCCCAGCAGTTTCCTGGTCATGATCTGCCCTCTATGTTAGCCAAGTTCTCACTGCCTGTCTCACTGGCTGAGTTTAGAAATCCCCTGGAAGCTCCCACACAGGAG GCCCAATTAATCCAGATGGTGGTTTGGATGCTGCAGCGCCGCCTCCTGATCCAGCTGCACACTTATGTGTGCTTGTTGGTACCACCCAGTGAGGATGAGCCTGGGCTGAGGGATGAAGACCCTCCGCTGGCTGCCCGAGTAGGAGGTCGCAGTCTCAGTACCCCTAGTGCGCTCAGTTTCGGCTCACCAA CCAGCAGTGATGACATGACTCTAACCAGTCCCAGTATGGAAAACTCCAGTGCAGAGCTGCTAACTGGTGGAGACTCCCCACTCAACAAGAGGATGACTGAGACACTGCTCGCCAGCCTGTCAGAGCACGAGAGGCAGTTTATTCTTAACATCCCCGCTGCACAAAATCCAGAGGATCTGCGGATGTTTGCCAG GCTACTGCACTATTTCCGAGGACATCACCACCTGGAAGAGATTATGTACAATGAGAACATGAGGCGCTCGCAGCTAAAGACGCTGTTTGACAAGTTCCGCAGTGTCCTTGTGGTTACCAACCATGAAGATCCCATTATTTCAATCTTTCAGTCACCAATGGAGTAG
- the mpg gene encoding DNA-3-methyladenine glycosylase: MMAARKRKMLALSAAASKQTVSSNKHNKQTELKPEDSQTALKKQPTQCENAQSAEAERSRYFTKNEQQHRLGEDFFKQPCISLAKAFLGKVLVHRCADGTELRGRIVETEAYLGGEDKASHSAGGKRTERNTAMFMKPGTIYVYPIYGIYLCMNVSSEGEGAAVLLRSLEPLQGEAVMRQLRAARRKEGARQLKDKELCNGPSKLCQALNIPRCFDRRDLASDPEVWLENDPDTSPAKPQDIVSAPRIGIESHGEWAKKPWRFYLRGHPCVSVVNKEAERQTLSGNVMNDLSPHAVKPDTGQHNVKRT; the protein is encoded by the exons ATGATGGCAGCCCGAAAAAGAAAGATGCTAGCGCTGTCGGCGGCAGCATCTAAACAAACCGTGTCGTCAAATAAACACAACAAGCAGACGGAGCTGAAGCCAGAGGACTCACAAACCGCGCTTAAGAAGCAGCCCACTCAGTGCGAAAATGCCCAGAGTGCTGAGGCGGAGCGAAGCCGTTATTTTACCAAGAATGAGCAGCAGCACAGGCTAGGAGAGGACTTCTTCAAGCAGCCCTGCATCAGTTTAGCTAAAGCCTTCCTCGGCAAG GTGCTGGTCCACAGGTGTGCAGATGGTACGGAGTTGCGAGGAAGAATAGTGGAAACTGAAGCTTACCTTGGAGGGGAGGACAAGGCCTCACACTCGGCAGGAGGCAAACGCACCGAGAGAAACACAGCCATGTTTATGAAGCCTGGCACAATCTACGTGTATCCAATCTATGGCATCTACCTATGCATGAACGTGTCTAGTGAAG GGGAGGGTGCTGCTGTGTTGCTGCGCTCACTCGAGCCCCTACAGGGTGAGGCCGTCATGAGGCAGCTGAGGGCAGCCAGACGCAAAGAGGGAGCCCGTCAGCTGAAGGACAAAGAGCTCTGCAATGGGCCTTCAAAGCTCTGCCAGGCTCTAAATATACCCCGATGTTTTGACCGTCGAGACTTAGCCTCAGACCCAGAAGTGTGGCTGGAGAATGATCCCGACACAAGTCCGGCAAAACCCCAAGACATCGTATCAGCACCACGCATCGGAATAGAGTCCCACGGGGAATGGGCCAAGAAGCCGTGGCGTTTTTATCTACGTGGGCACCCTTGTGTTAGCGTTGTGAATaaagaggcagagagacagacTCTGTCTGGAAATGTCATGAACGATTTAAGTCCCCATGCCGTGAAGCCTGATACAGGACAGCACAATGTCAAAAGGACTTAA